Part of the Bacteroidota bacterium genome, AAATATCACTCCTTCTACAACTACCGAATTACTGAATACCAAATATAACGAAGATTTACGAACAGAGCTTTCACACAAAATGGTCGCAACCAGAGCTGGTTTAGGTTGGATTGGTAAAACAGCTCTCTTTGTCTCAAAGAAATTTGGAACCCGACTCAGATTAGTAAGTATTCTAACAAAAACGGAATTAGTGCCTGCACAAAACCCAATTGAAAAAAGCCGCTGCGGTACTTGCTCAATTTGTGTTGAGGCATGTCCTGCGAATGCTGCAACAGGCCAATTATGGAATGTGACAATTGATAGGGATGAATTCTTTAATGCTCAAGCTTGCAGAGAACAGTGTCGGATTTTTGGAGAATCCAAACTTAATTCTGATATCCGAATTTGTGGGATTTGTGTGGCAGTTTGTCCTATAAAACAGTAATTACTGTTTCAATTCAGCCCAAACAA contains:
- a CDS encoding epoxyqueuosine reductase, with protein sequence MSEIATDIIQKHLKPNDKFIYGYAILKGLPDPVFGNYQYGISIEKKLDDSILDQVKNGPTHEYHKHYLTMNKKLDELAIAITSDLNKSGIESINITPSTTTELLNTKYNEDLRTELSHKMVATRAGLGWIGKTALFVSKKFGTRLRLVSILTKTELVPAQNPIEKSRCGTCSICVEACPANAATGQLWNVTIDRDEFFNAQACREQCRIFGESKLNSDIRICGICVAVCPIKQ